The following coding sequences lie in one Ostrea edulis chromosome 8, xbOstEdul1.1, whole genome shotgun sequence genomic window:
- the LOC125662599 gene encoding uncharacterized protein LOC125662599, translating into MSRYRSIRIDIHNNLKETVANGYLSRSFNGGRNYAMWKTYFRRNFCNLTSHEDCNATRDLAYLERKGLIKVGEYDVLLDVFRKIDERAIQYIEKRTSDIKAVGKDVRKKKWARLRILVNSNILIEAQEKLFSELFQMIADHMKSPHWASDFETVTRMSNVMSDKADMNSNLAEFVNNIVQKTSQLRDMTDDVIHKFVIGCLNLAKSLRNEFGFEIQKIRSKCVDFYGEFAKDPDQQLENKLRDFACAEMSNLLSLAGFSKNELNLRLEIHYFPRNIYEKIILHWDFYHHTMHLQKSKSRVFMSQDFIYKDGERTRSTNASRLS; encoded by the exons GTCCCGGTACAGAAGCATACGCATTGATATCCATAACAACCTTAAGGAAACGGTTGCTAATGGTTACCTAAGCAGGTCATTCAACGGCGGAAGAAACTATGCAATGTGGAAGACCTACTTCCGCCGGAACTTCTGTAATTTGACAAGTCACGAGGACTGCAACGCAACGCGAGATTTGGCGTATCTCGAAAGAAAGGGGCTTATAAAAGTAGGAGAATATGATGTCCTTCTTGATGTGTTTAGAAAAATTGACGAAAGAGCGATACAGTATATAGAAAAGAGAACATCCGATATCAAGGCAGTTGGTAAAG ATGTCCGAAAAAAGAAGTGGGCTCGATTGAGGATATTGGTTAATTCGAACATTCTAATAGAGGCACAGGAAAAATTGTTCTCCGAACTCTTCCAGATGATAGCAGATCATATGAAATCTCCACACTGGGCCTCAGACTTTGAGACTGTGACCCGGATGTCGAACGTTATGTCCGACAAAGCGGATATGAACTCCAACCTGGCGGAATTTGTGAACAACATTGTTCAAAAGACGTCACAACTTCGAGACATGACCGATGACGTCATCCACAAATTCGTCATCGGATGTCTAAATTTAGCGAAGTCACTTCGAAACGAATTCGGGTTCGAAATTCAAAAAATTCGATCGAAGTGTGTGGATTTTTATGGCGAATTCGCTAAAGATCCCGATCAACAATTGGAAAATAAACTCCGCGATTTCGCATGCGCAGAAATGTCTAACCTTCTGTCACTGGCGGGGTTCAGCAAAAATGAGTTGAATTTACGATTGGAGATACACTACTTTCCAAGGAATATCTACGAAAAAATCATTCTTCACTGGGATTTCTATCACCATACGATGCATTTACAAAAGTCCAAATCCAGGGTGTTTATGAGCCAAGATTTTATTTACAAAG atggtGAAAGGACGAGGAGTACTAATGCCAGTCGGTTATCCTGA